The DNA region AAAACAAATCCTTATAGTCTGAGTTTATGATATCTATTTTATCCCCATTTACGATATATGATCGGTGACAGGTTATGAATCTATGATCCAATTTTGATTTTATACTTTTAAGTGAATCGTAGAATTCTAGTTCGTAATCACTAGTGTGCAGA from Tissierellales bacterium includes:
- a CDS encoding LytTR family transcriptional regulator DNA-binding domain-containing protein — its product is LHTSDYELEFYDSLKSIKSKLDHRFITCHRSYIVNGDKIDIINSDYKDLFLLLHNGLRIPVSRNRIKELKQYVQL